One region of Drosophila kikkawai strain 14028-0561.14 chromosome 2R, DkikHiC1v2, whole genome shotgun sequence genomic DNA includes:
- the LOC108073000 gene encoding thymidylate kinase: protein MSVVKRGAFIVFEGCDRSGKTTQSRLLAELLKSKGIATVSMNFPERSSSIGQVINSYLTNSKDLPDEVIHLMFSANRWEHMNQIKQQLLKGTTLIVDRYSYSGVAYSAAKGLDFDWCYAPEKGLLKPDAVFYLKTSVDSLTNRGQYGEERYEKVEFQSRVAQVFDRICYREASYWHQFDASQSAEDLHSRITSIAEDLLQKVEAQPLDTLS, encoded by the exons atgaGCGTGGTAAAACGTGGAGCCTTTATCGTTTTTGAAGGATGCGATCGTAGTGGAAAGACCACACAAAGCCGGCTGCTAG CGGAGCTCCTCAAATCCAAGGGCATTGCCACCGTGTCGATGAACTTTCCGGAGCGCAGCTCCAGCATTGGACAGGTGATAAACTCATATCTGACCAACAGCAAGGATCTGCCCGATGAGGTGATCCACCTGATGTTCTCCGCCAATCGCTGGGAGCACATGAACCAGATCAAGCAGCAACTGCTAAAGGGCACCACGTTGATTGTGGATCGATATTCCTACTCCGGTGTGGCCTACAGTGCGGCCAAGGGACTGGACTTTGACTGGTGCTATGCGCCGGAAAAGGGACTTTTGAAGCCAGATGCTGTGTTCTACCTAAAGACCTCTGTGGATTCCCTGACGAATCGGGGGCAGTACGGCGAGGAGCG CTATGAAAAAGTAGAATTCCAAAGCCGCGTGGCCCAAGTTTTCGATCGCATTTGCTATAGGGAAGCCTCCTACTGGCACCAGTTCGATGCCAGTCAGTCTGCCGAGGATCTGCACTCGCGTATAACCAGCATAGCGGAAGACCTGCTCCAGAAGGTGGAAGCCCAACCGCTAGATACGTTATCATAG
- the LOC108072999 gene encoding uncharacterized protein — protein MCSKALLLLAAILAARCFGSGSSRRTLVLACDDAEAMEAASSSMEEATPPLAGNNRYSFRSTGSRNNYGDYNYKWEHGGNVDDIADSSSSSSSGSTQDNEDNNDNDSYNYNKAPAKWQKQKLYGNPIHSIHDLQQQQHLRQQQEEQQGQQQGQSQEQFDDDPVNARNDFRLQLSDLNEAVPGVGRFVVAQDHDSPNHWLETEEEREQEQEEKRRVEEQFLLARRSRSSSYSRRRADGDEPEAGVEPGQPEYYENEWPAERNDGVDVEGEEDYAVVSDGQAEDANELSAQLPYGIQNVRKRRVRSVMPPPPPFLGPNPSPDGVVTYQSLCPTNRVTVKLESGEYRPNHYVEVTCAHNYAPLPARSHSFEYGYRGNELLRALLSERSEKREICSATGFSCIQLNRTIHLIRLNDASGCWESETRTVPSGCECMWPKHSYGDIAAYHQAQKRRSGALGLRPHPSLNVDYKPGVGYRQLTLRTRSPKAPVPRNRREDLGYESYEFN, from the exons cTGCTCCTGGCCGCCATTCTAGCTGCTCGCTGTTTCGGCAGCGGCTCTTCCAGACGAACGCTCGTCCTGGCCTGCGACGATGCCGAGGCCATGGAGGCGGCATCATCATCGATGGAGGAGGCAACACCGCCACTCGCTGGCAACAATAGATATAGCTTTAGGAGTACGGGCAGTAGAAACAACTACGGCGATTACAACTACAAGTGGGAGCATGGCGGGAATGTCGATGACATTGCGGatagcagcagtagcagcagtaGTGGCAGCACCCAGGACAACGAGGACAACAATGACAATGACAGCTATAACTACAACAAAGCACCGGCCAAatggcaaaagcaaaaactcTACGGAAATCCCATCCACAGCATACACGActtgcagcaacagcaacatctacgccagcagcaggaggagcaacaGGGACAGCAACAGGGACAGTCACAGGAACAGTTTGATGATGATCCCGTGAATGCTCGCAATGACTTCCGTCTGCAATTGTCCGACTTAAATGAGGCCGTTCCAGGTGTGGGCAGGTTTGTTGTTGCCCAGGACCATGACAGTCCCAACCACTGGCTGGAAACGGAGGAGGAAcgagagcaggagcaggaggagaagaGGCGAGTGGAGGAGCAATTCCTGCTGGCACGtcgcagccgcagcagcagctacagtCGAAGAAG GGCAGACGGGGATGAGCCCGAAGCTGGCGTAGAACCAGGTCAACCGGAGTACTATGAAAATGAGTGGCCAGCGGAACGCAATGACGGTGTGGATGTCGAAGGCGAAGAGGATTATGCTGTGGTCTCCGATGGTCAAGCGGAGGATGCGAATGAGCTGAGTGCGCAGCTGCCTTATGGAATCCAGAATGTGCGCAAGCGTCGAGTGCGCAGTGTGATGCCACCGCCTCCACCGTTTCTGGGACCCAATCCCAGTCCCGATGGG GTGGTCACCTATCAGTCTTTGTGCCCCACAAATCGGGTGACCGTGAAGCTGGAAAGCGGTGAATACCGTCCAAATCACTATGTGGAGGTGACCTGTGCCCACAACTACGCGCCACTGCCAGCCCGGAGCCACAGCTTCGAGTATGGTTACAGGGGCAATGAACTGCTCCGAGCTCTGCTCTCCGAACGCAGCGAGAAGCGAGAG ATCTGCTCGGCGACGGGCTTCTCTTGCATCCAACTCAACCGCACCATTCACCTGATCCGGCTGAACGACGCCTCCGGCTGCTGGGAATCCGAGACCCGGACCGTGCCCTCTGGCTGCGAGTGCATGTGGCCGAAGCACAGTTATGGGGACATTGCCGCCTACCATCAGGCGCAGAAGCGGCGTAGCGGTGCCTTGGGGCTAAGGCCGCATCCCTCGCTCAATGTGGACTACAAGCCAGGCGTGGGCTACCGCCAGTTGACTCTGCGAACAAGGAGCCCCAAGGCCCCGGTGCCGCGCAATCGCCGCGAGGATTTGGGCTACGAGAGCTATGAGTTCAACTAG